CGACATCCATCGCGGCGAGTGGGACCCGGATCTCATGCACCTGTTCCGTGTGCCCGCCTCTATGCTGCCGGAAGTCAGGGACTGCGCGGCCGATTTCGGCGAGACCGATCCGGCCCTGTTCGGCGGCCCGATTGCCATTGGTGGCATGGCCGGCGACCAGCAGGCGGCGACCGTCGGCCAGGCCTGTTTCAAGCCCGGCATGATGAAATCCACCTATGGCACCGGCTGTTTCGCCTTACTCAATACCGGCGACGAGGCGGTGGCCTCGCGGGCGAAGCTCCTCACCACCATTGCCTACCAGCTGAATGGCCGGCGCTCCTATGCGCTTGAAGGCTCGATCTTCGTCGCCGGCGCCGCCGTGCAATGGCTCCGCGACGGGCTCGGCATCGTCAAGATGGCCGGCGAGACCGGCGCGCTGGCGGCAGCCTCCGATCCCAATCAGGAGGTCATTCTCGTGCCGGCCTTCGTTGGCCTCGGGGCACCCTACTGGGACGCCGAGTGCCGCGGTGCCATCTTCGGCCTGACCCGTGGCACGGGCCCGAAGGAAATGGCGCGCGCGGCGCTGGAAAGCGTCTGTTTCCAGACCGCCGACCTGCTCGCCGCCATGCGGGCCGATTGGCCGGGCGCGTCCGAAACGGTCCTGCGCGTCGATGGCGGCATGGTCGCCTCCGACTGGACCATGCAGCGCCTCGCCGATCTGCTCGATGCGCCGGTGGACCGTCCCGAAGTGCTGGAAACGACGGCGCTGGGCGCGGCCTATCTCGCGGGGCTTTCGCGTGGGGTCTACCCGGAGCCGGATGTGTTTGCCGAGAAATGGCGGCTGGAGCACCGGTTCGTGCCATCGATGGATGAGGCGACGCGGAGCGCGAAGCTCGCCCGCTGGAAGGATGCGGTGTCACGCACGCTGTCGCGGCCCGGCTAGGCGAGACAAGTTTCAGAAACCAGGCCGTGGGGCAGTGGCCCCTCACCCTAACCCTCTCCCCGCAGGCGGGGAGAGGGGACGCCTCGGCATCACGATTTCGACCGTCCTCATCCTGAGGAGCGAGGCTTAGCCGAGCCTCGAAGGGTCCTTTTCCGCTGCTCGCACCTCACAATGAGAAAAGGATGTGCGCGTGCGAGGAGCTGGCGCACCGGGATTCCCTCTCCCCGCAAGCGGGGAGAGGGTTAGGGTGAGGGGCATCTCACCACCCGCACCAACCCACCGACCGAGAACCCGCGCCAGAAGCCGCCGTCGCCAATCCTCAGCTCAGATCGAACGGCACCACCTTGCGCCGGTCCGACGGCACGCGGATCTCGCGATCGATCGGCGGAACGGCCCGCTGGTGGCACGTCGTGCGCTCGCAGATGCGGCAGGACACGCCGATCTTGGCGACATTGGCCTCGGCCTTGAGGTCGAGGCCCTCGGAATAGACGATGTCGCCGGCATAGGAGATTTCGCAGCCGAGTCCGAAGGCATAGCGCCTGACCGGCGCCCGCCAGTGGCCGGATCCCTTGGTGACCGCGCGCGCAAGCGACAGGTAGCGCACGCCATCCGGCATCTCGGCCACCTGTACGAAGGTGCGCCCCGCCTGTTCGAAGGCTTCGTGAACATTCCAGAGCGGGCAGGCGCCGCCGAACCTGGCGAACTGGAACCGCGTCGCCGAATGCCGCTTGATCACATTGCCGGCGCGGTCGACCTTCAGGAAATAGAACGGAATCCCCCTCTGGCCCGGCCGCTGCAGCGTCGAGAGCCGGTGGCACACCTGCTCGAAGCTCGTGCCGAACAGCCGGCCCAGACGGTCGACATCGTGGCGGTTGTCCTTCGCCGCGGCGAGGAAGCGGCGATAGGGCATCAACAGGGCGCCGGCGAAGTAATTGGCTAGCGCCACCCGCGCGATATCGCCGGCCGCCCGCGACCGGAAGCCAGCCGAGGAGGTCAGGCCGGTCATGGCATCGCCCTGCTCAAGCCGCGCGATGCGGTTAGCGATCAGGAAGGCGCGGGTGGAGGCGTCCAGCGAGCCGTCCAGCACCACCACTTTCGGCCCGGCCTCGTAGCGCTCCAGCGTGTCGTCGCCGAGGCTCGCATTGACGTCGACAGCAACGCCGTGGCGGCTGGCGAGATAGCCGGCCAGCACCTGCAGCCGGTCGCTCGCGGCGGAAAGGCCGAGCCGCTCGGCGAGATCCTCGGCGGCGCGGTCGAGATCGTCGACGTAATTGTCGACATAGTGGAAATAGTCGCGGACCTCCTCGTAGGGCAGCAGGGCCGCCTCGCCGCCCTCGGCCGAGGGTGGCAGCATCGGCGTGTCGCCGGCAGCTTGGAGACGCTCGCTCAGTCGCCGGGTCGTCTGATGCAACCGGAGGAACGAGCGGGCGAAGGCCGGACTGTCGGATGCAACCCGCTTGAGGTCCTGGGTGCTGGGCGCATTTTCCGCAAAGATCGGATCGGCCGCCGCCTCGCGCAGATCGGTCACCAGCCGGTCGGTATCGTCGATCGCGAAGGTCGCGAGGTCGACGCCGAAGGTCTGGCCCAGCGCCACCAGCACGCCGGCGGTGGCCGGGCGCTGGTTGTTCTCGATCTGGTTGAGATAGCTCACGGAAAGACCGAGCCGATGGGCAAAGGCGGTCTGGGTCAGGCGGGCATCCTCGCGCAGGCGGCGCAGCGCGGGACCGATGAACACCTTGCGCGACATGCCGTCTCTCCTTCGGCGGAGGCCCAATGGCCGAGGCCATCACTCCAGTGTCCTATGGCCTAACTCCAACGATATCGGCCGAAAGGTAGAAATGCAAAAATTTTGCAATTTTGCAGCATGATATTTCGCATTTTGATAAGCCGATAGGCGGTGCTACCAAGGATCCAACAAGAGCTTCAGCGTGCCCCCCAGGCGAACGAGGCCGATCCCAATCATGGAGGACGTCCCAATGACCACGCAGCCCGTCGCTGTGCGCGAATCCCTGACTTTTGCCGTCCAGCATCCCTTCCCGATCGTCGCCGAGACCATCGCGGCGCTCGTGCGCGCCAACCATGGCGGCGCAACCTCGGTCGACCTCGACAAGGCCGATCTGGTGATCGCTACCGCATCGCGACTGGAGACGCTGGATCTTGCCCCCGGTACCCGCGTTGCCGTGCTGATCGACCATGCCGACCGCCGCCCGGTGCAGGAAGCCCGCTCGCGCGGTGCCATCGCAGCCTTGCCGCTGGATCTGCCGGCCGATCATCTTCGCGCCGCGCTGGGCGCCGTGCTCGCCGGCCGCACCTGGTGGCCGGTGGTCATCGCGATTGATCCGGAGGGTGAGGCTCCGGCGTCCCGCCGTCTCGATGCCCTGTCGGGTCAGCAGTTCAAGGTTCTCGACCTGATGAGCCGCGGCCGGCTCAACAAGCAGATCGCCTATGACCTCGGCATTTCCGAGGGCACGGTGAAGTCGCATGTCTCCTCGATTCTCCGGAAGCTCGGCGTCGAGCGGCGGACCCAGGCGATCGCCACCTTCATCACCTCCAATGATGTGGCCCGCCCTGCTCGCCCGATCGGCGGCGTGGCGCACCTCTCGCGGGCGACCCACGCGGCCCGCTGACGCTTCAACCAGCCGGAACAAGGAAAGCCCGCCGTCTTGGCGGGCTTTTTTGTGCCTGAGACAGATCATGGAAACGACGGCACGGCTCGTCTAGGATTTGCGGATTGCTTGACCGGCGACAGCCGGAACCGGGGGAGGTCGCGATGATGAAGATCGGTCGGATGGCGGTGGCGGGCGTGCTGCTGGCCGCGAGCATCGGCAGTGCCGCAGCGCAGGATTTCAGCGGCTGGTCGTGCCGCGACCTGTGGATCGAGCGCAACCAGATCTACAAGAATGCCGGATATTGCTTCCGCACCCAGCGCGCGGTGACCTATTTCGGCAATGCCGGCTGCGTCTATGACCGCCAGGGCGACGTGCCGCTGTCGGCCCGCCAGCGCCAGGTCATCGCCGACATCACCCGCGCCGAACGCTATCTCGGCTGCACCGACTGACGCGGCCATGCTGTGCCATCGCCGCGGATTTCTGGCCCTGCCGGGCGGATTTGCGGTTGCCGCGTTCTGGACACGCGCTCAGGCGGCGACCACCCTGCCATCCGAGCGCCTGCCGCGTCTCGTTGCCGCCTATCCCGATCACCTCGCGAGTGTCGAGGGCGATCACCTCGTCTGGCGCGACGGCACGCGGCAGCCGACCGGGGCGGCATCCCCCGAGCGCCCCTTCGAGCAGATGCTGCGTGACGCCAGCATTGCCGACCAGCTGCGCCAGACCTATGAGCGCGGCCCGCCCGCTGGCCCTCCGCCGCTGAACCATAGTCCCGGCCGGCTGCGCAACACCGCCTTTTTCACCCGGATGTACGGCGATTGCCGGCAGGCCGCCTTTGCCCGAAGCCTGACCTCGGTCACCTGGATGCCGAAAACAAGGCCGCAGCGCCTGCAGGTGACCGGTGTCAACGATGTCGCCCGGCGCCTTGAGCAGGTGATCGGCGACCTTGAGTCCATGCCGGACCGGTTCAAGGCCTATCTCGTGCCCTCGGCAGGCACCTACAATTGCCGGCCGGTGGCCGATACCGGGCTGATGAGCATGCATGGCTTCGGCACGGCCATCGACATCAATGTCGAGCGCTCGGACTATTGGGCCTGGGCCAACCGGCGTGGCCAGATCGCCTATCGCAACCGCATCCCCTACGAGATCGCCGCGGTCTTCGAGGCCCACGGCTTCATCTGGGGCGGCAAATGGTATCATTTCGATACCATGCACTTCGAATATCGCCCGGAATTGTTGGCCTAGGCTCAGCCGCCATTGGCGCGGAACAGATCCAGCGTCCGCTTGCGGGCCAGCGCCGCGCTCTCGGCGTGAAAGTCCTTCCGCCTGTCCGAATTGAAGCCGTGGCCGGCCTCGTAGAGATGGACGCCGACCCCCGGATGAGCGGCGGCGACCGCTTCGACACCCTCCAGCGGGATACCGGCATCCTGTTTGCCGAAATGCAGGATGACCGGGCATTTCGGCGTCTCGCCGACCATTTTCGGGATCATGCCGCCATAATAGCCGGAGCCCGCCGCTAGCCCGTCGAGACGGCAGGCCGCCGCCCAGACTACCGATCCGCCATAGCAATAGCCGGTGATGAAGACCGGCCCCTTGGCCTTGAGCGCATCAATGCAGACCTTGGTATCGGCGATCGACTGGTCGAAGGGGTGGAGCTCGCGGGCGATCTTCAGCGCCTTCTGCATGTCCTCGGGCTCATAGGAAGCCTGAAGCCCGGGCGCCACGCGGTCGTAGATGGCGGGTGCGAGAACCTCATAGCCCTCGGCGGCAAAGCTGTCGCTGGCTTCCTTGATATGGGCGGTGACGCCGAAGATCTCCTGGATCAGCACCAGGCCACCGCGGCGCGGACCCTCCGGCAGGACGTGATAGACGCCAATCGCGGCGCCATCATCCATCGTCATCGACGTCATCTGGCCCTTGAAGCTCATGGCGGCAGATCCTTGTTCGGGGGCTTTGGAGCCGTCAGAGAATGAAGCGGCTGAGGTCGGCATTCTTGGCGAGATCGCCGACGGTCTTCTTCACATAGGCGCCGTCGATGGTCACCGTCTCGCCGGACCGGTCCGGGGCGGAGAACGAAATATCGTCCAGCACCCGCTCCATGATGGTCTGGAGACGCCGGGCGCCGATATTCTCGACCGAAGCGTTCACCTCCACCGCCAGATCGGCAATGGCATCGATCGCATCGTCGGAAATGGCCAGCGTCACACCCTCCGTCGCCATCATGGCGATCGACTGGCGGATCAGACTTGCTTCCGTCTCGGTGAGGATGCGGCGGAGATCCTCGCGGGTCAGGGCCGCCAGCTCCACGCGGATCGGCAGGCGGCCCTGGAGTTCGGGCAGCAGGTCCGATGGCTTGGCGACGTGGAAGGCACCCGACGCGATGAACAGCACATGGTCGGTCTTCACCGGGCCATGCTTGGTCGAGACCGTGGTGCCCTCGATCAGCGGCAGGAGATCACGCTGCACGCCCTCACGCGACACGTCGCCACCGACGCGCGCGCCTTCACGGGCGCAGATCTTGTCGATCTCGTCGATGAACACGATGCCGTTGTTTTCCACGACCCGGATCGCCTCCTGCACGAGGCTCTCCTGGTCGACGAGCTTGTCGGCCTCTTCCTGCACCAGCGGCTGATAGGCTTCCTTGACCGTGGTGCGGCGCGACTTGGTGCGCCCGCCCATCATCTTGCCGAGCATGTCGGAGAGATTGGCGATGCCGACCTGGCCGCCGGGCATGCCGGGAATATCCATCATCGGCAGGCCCTGAGGGGCGGCAGAGACCTCGATCTCGATTTCCTTGTCGTCCATCTCGCCGTCGCGCAGCTTCTTGCGAAAGCTCTCGCGGGTGGCGGGAGATGCGGTCTTGCCGACAAGGGCGTCGAGCACGCGCTCTTCCGCGGCCACATGGGCCTTGGCCATCACATCCTTGCGCTTGGTCTCGCGGACCAGGCTGATCGCCACCTCGAGCAGATCGCGGACGATCTGCTCGACGTCGCGTCCGACATAGCCGACCTCGGTGAACTTGGTCGCCTCGACCTTCAGGAACGGCGCATTGGCGAGCCGGGCCAGCCGGCGCGAGATCTCGGTCTTGCCGACGCCGGTCGGCCCGATCATCAGGATGTTCTTCGGCAGGACCTCCTCGCGCAGCGTCTCGTCGAGCTGCAGCCGGCGCCAGCGGTTGCGCAGCGCGATGGCGACCGCCCGCTTGGCGTCGTTCTGGCCGATGATGTGGCGGTCGAGCTCGGAAACGATCTCGCGGGGTGAGAAGTCGGTCATGGGCACCCGGAACTGGGAAGGCTGGGAAGAGGACGGAACGTAGCTGTCATGTGGCGATAGTCGGCCGCCGATCAAGCGCCCGATTGCCACTGGCGGATGGCATCGACGGGGTGAATCAGCATGATGATATTGAGCGTGAGATTGTCACGGATGACGATCGCCAGGCCGATTTCCATGCCGAGCGCCAGCAGGACCGTCAGCCAGACCGGCGCCAGCCGCGCCACCACGAAACCCGCCATCATGGCGGCTGTGTCGGCCAGCGAATTGACGATGCTGTCGCCGAAATAGTCGAGCGAGATCGTGCCGGCGCGGTAGCGCTCGATGATCATCGGCGTGTTCTCGGCGATCTCCCAGGCGCCTTCCACCAGCACGGCCAGCAGAAGCCTCAGCCAGACCGACGAGCGTGGCAGGACGAGTTTCAGAAGGACGTAGAACAGGAAGCCGTGGACCACGTGCGAGAACGTGTACCAGTCCATCAGGTGCTGCGAGTTCTCCGAACTCATCACCACGCCGTGCCAGAGCTTCACCGTGCCGCAGGCGCAGATCGGCACGCGGCCCATGGCGTAGAGGATGCCGGCCTGGGCGGCCAGCGCCAGAAGGATCAGCGGCAGGGCGATGCGGGCGGGGAAGCCTCCGGCGGTGCCGGGCGCGGGCGCGGTGGAACCAAAGGTCGGGGCGATCGGCTGGAAGGGGCTCGTCACCGGATCAGCCGATGCTCTCGATCACCACATTGCTGTTGGTATAGACGCAGATCTCGCCGGCGATCTTCATCGCCTTGCGGACGATCGCCTCGGCGTCGAGGTCGGTATCGGCGAGCGCGCGGGCGGCGGCCAGCGCGTAATTGCCCCCCGATCCGATCGCGGCAATGCCGCTTTCCGGCTCTAGCACGTCGCCGGTGCCGGTGAGGATCAGCGAGACCTCCTTGTCGGCGACAATCATCATGGCTTCCAGCCGCCTCAGATAGCGGTCGGTGCGCCAGTCCTTGGCAAGCTCGACAGCCGCGCGGGTCAGCTGCCCCGGATATTGCTCGAGCTTTGCCTCCAGCCGTTCGAACAGCGTGAAGGCATCGGCGGTCGCGCCCGCAAAGCCCGCGATCACGTCGCCCTTGGCAAGCCGGCGCACCTTGCGCGCATTGGCCTTGATGACGGTCTGGCCAAGGCTCACCTGGCCGTCGCCGCCGATCACCACCTGACCGTTCTTGCGAACCGAGCAGATCGTCGTTGCGTGCCAGCCGGGAAAGGCATTGTCGGATGAAGCGGACATGGAAACCTCGGGATGCGATCCCCGAGATGTAGGCTGAATGCCGCCCAAGGCAAGTCTTGGCGCTCAGTCACCCGTTGACAGCGTGGTTCTGACCTTCGGGGGCGCCGCTCCGCGCCAGGCGGTCGTGAGAACAGCCCTTGCCGTCGTCTCGTCAATCAAGGCGAGGGTCATGGTGGTCCAGCCCTGCCGGCCCCAGGCATTGGCGACCGGTTCCAGTGCGCCACCGATTGCCTCTACATAGAGCGTCTGCTCGTCCGGTGTCAGCTTCACGTTCATGCTCAGCCGGTCGGCTGCGAGCGTCGCGAAGATGCGCCCCTTCCTGACCCGCACGGCGGTCCGGTCGAAGTGCGGGGCCGCCTCGGCCTCGGGCAGGGCGAGTGCCACGCGAAGAGCGTCGTCACCATCAATTCCCATGCGCCGTCTCCACTCCGATCGTGCCGTCACAATGAGGGTGCCGTGCCCCGCCTTCAACCATCTCCGAACCATCGGGTTTTCATGGCGAGCCCGCACTGTTAGAAGACCGGGCAATCCCCGTGGAGATGGCCATGCGCAAGGGTTCGGTGACCCGCACCACCAAGGAGACGGATATTTCCGTTTCCGTCGATCTCGATGGTTCCGGCAAGGCCGAGGTGTCGACGGGTGTCGGCTTCTTCGACCATATGCTCGACCAGATCGCCCGCCACGGCATGATCGACCTCACCGTCAAGGCGAAGGGCGACCTCCACATCGACGACCACCACACGGTGGAGGATGTCGGCATCGCGCTGGGCCAGGCGGTGCGCCAGGCACTCGGCGACATGAAGGGCATCACCCGCTATGCCGATGTCCATCTGCCGATGGACGAGACGCTGACCCGCGTTGCTCTCGATGTGTCGGGCCGGCCGTTCCTGGTCTTCCGCACCGAATTCGCGCGCCACAAGATCGGCACCTTCGACACCGAGCTTGTCCGCGAGTTCTTCCAGGCCTTCGCGATGAATTCCGGCATCACCCTGCATGTCGAGACGCTTTATGGCGACAATGCCCACCACATCGCCGAGAGCTGCTTCAAGGGTCTGGCGCGCGCGCTGAGGGCGGCCTTCGCCATCGATCCCCGGCGCGCCACTGAGATTCCCTCGACCAAGGGCGTTCTGTGATGGCGAAACCCATCGCCTTCACCGTCCATCTGCCGCCCCCGCGGCCTGGCCGTGACCCGGATACCGCGATCCAGTTCGTCGCAGATCGTTTCCACTGGTCAGCCTTCCTGCTGCCCTCGGTCTACTTCCTCTGGCATTTCATGTGGCTGACGGCCTTCGTCTACATCCTGCTCTTCGCCGCCGTAGCGGTGGGGCTGGCGGCCCTCGGCCTGGCGCCGATGGCCTCGCTCGGCATCGCGGTCCTGCTCAGCCTGCTGGTCGGACTGGAAGCGCCGCAGCTGCGCCGCCGCTCGCTCGCCCGCAGGGGCTATATGGAGCAGGCGGTGGTTGTCGCCGAGACGCAGGCTGCCGCCGAGCGGCGCTATTTCGCCGAGCGCGCTTCGGCCATGGCGCCCCTGCCGGCAAGCTTTGGCGGCCCGCCCATGGCCGCGCCCTATGCGGCGCCCGTCGCCGGGTCGGGCATTATCGGCCTGTTCCCGGAGGCCGAGCCCCGGGCGCGAGGCGCATCGTGAGCGTTGCCATCGTCGATTACGGCTCGGGCAACCTCCATTCCGCCCAGAAGGCCTTCGAGCGGATGGCGCGCGAACGCGGGCTCAACGTGCCGGTCCTCGTCACCGCCGATCCCGATCTCGTCCGCAAGGCCGATCGCATCGTGCTGCCGGGTGTCGGCGCCTTCGCCGATTGCAAACGCGGCCTGGTCGGCGTGCCCGGCATGGTGGAAGCGATGACCGAAGCCGTGCGCGGCCGTGGCCGCCCCTTCCTCGGCATCTGCGTCGGAACCCAGCTGATGGCAGGCCGGGGACTGGAAAAGGATGTGACCTCCGGCCTTGGCTGGGTGCCGGGCGATATCGACCTGATCCGGCCGACCGGCGCCAATCTGAAGATCCCGCATATGGGCTGGAACACGCTGAACGTGCGCCGCGCGCATCCGGTTCTTGCCGGCATCCCGACCGGACAGGACGGGCTGCACGCCTATTTCGTCCATTCCTACCACCTGACCGCCACCGCAGATGACGTGATCCTGGCGGAGGCCGATTATGGCGGGCCGGTCACAGCCATGATCGCCCGCGACACGATGGTGGGCACCCAGTTTCACCCCGAGAAGAGCCAGAAGCTCGGCCTGACGCTGATCGGCAATTTTCTGGAATGGCGGCCGTGAGAGACTTCCGATGAGACTGTTCCCCGCCATCGACCTGAAGGACGGCCGCTGCGTGCGCCTGAAGCAGGGCGACATGGCCCAGGCCACCGTCTATTCCGACGACCCCGCAGCCCAGGCGCGATCCTTCGAGACCCAGGGCTTCGACTATCTCCATGTCGTCGACCTCGACGGCGCCTTTGCCGGCAAACCGGTCAATGCCCAGGCGGTCGAGGCGATCCGCAAGGCGACAGCGTTCCCGGTCCAGCTCGGTGGCGGCATCCGCAATCTCGCAACCGTCGAAGGCTGGCTGTCGAAGGGCGTCACCCGCGTCATCATCGGCACGGCCGCCGTGCGCGACCCGGATCTCGTGAAAACCGCAGCGAAGGCCTTTCCGGGTCAGGTCGCCGTCGGGATCGATGCCCGCGACGGCTGGGTCGCGGTCGAAGGCTGGGCCGAGACCTCGACATTGCATGCGGCCGACCTCGCCCGCCGCTTCGAGGACGCTGGCGTCGCCGCCATCGTCTATACCAACATCGCCCGCGACGGCATGCTGATGGGCGTCGACTGGGACGGCACGATCGCGCTGGCCGATGCGGTCTCGATCCCGGTCATCGCGTCCGGCGGCCTTGCCTCCCTCGATGACGTTCGCGAACTCGTCTCGCCCCGCGCCGCCAAGCTCGAAGGCGCCATCACCGGCAAGGCGCTCTATGATGGCAGGCTCGATCCGACCGAGGCGCTGACCATGGTGCGCGCCGCGAGGGCAGCCGCATGACCTTCAAGATCCGCGTCATCCCCTGCCTCGACGTCAAGGACGGCCGCGTCGTCAAGGGCGTGCAATTCGTCGACCTGATCGATGCCGGCGACCCCGTCGAGGCCGCCAAGGCCTATGATGCGGCCGGCGCCGACGAATTGACCTTCCTCGACATCACCGCCTCGTCCGACGACCGGCGCACCATGTTCGACGTGGTGACCCGCACCGCAGAAGCCTGCTTCATGCCGCTCACCGTCGGCGGCGGCGTGCGCACGGTGGAGGACATCCGCGCGCTGCTGGTCTCCGGCGCCGACAAGGTCTCGATCAACACGGCAGCCGTCAATGACCGCGCCTTTGTCGGCCGCGCCGCCGACAAGTTCGGCGACCAGTGCATCGTGGTTGCCATCGATGCGAAGCAGGTCTCGGCCCCGGGCGAGACGCCGCGCTGGGAGATCTTCACCCATGGTGGCCGGAAGCCCACCGGCATCGATGCCGTCGCCTATGCCCGCGAGGTCGTCGATCTCGGGGCCGGCGAGATCCTGCTGACCTCTATGGATCGCGACGGCACCAAATCGGGCTTCGACCTGGCGCTCACCCGCGCCGTGTCCGATGCAGTCCCGGTGCCGGTGATTGCCTCGGGCGGCGTCGGCGCGCTCGACCATTTCGTCGACGGCATCGCCAAGGGCGGCGCGACCGGCGTTCTTGCCGCCTCGGTCTTCCATTTCGGCACCTTCACCATTCCTCAGGTGAAGCGCCACATGCGGGCCGCAGGTCTTCCCGTCCGCATGGACGGGATTGAGGGATAGTCGCACCATGAATCCGGCCGACACGCTGCTGGCCTTGGCCGGCCTCTGGCTGATTGCGGTGCTGACGCCCGGACCCAACATGATCCTGTTCACGGCCGTCGGCCTGTCGTCGCCGACGCGCTCGATGGTCGCGAGTGCGATTGCCATCCTGCTCGGAACGCTGTGCTGGGGCTTCGCGGGCCTGTTCGGACTGTTCTGGCTGTTCGAGCTGTTTCCGGCCGCAGCCCTGGCGGTGAAGCTCGTCGGCGGCGCCTATCTCGCCTGGATGGGGCTGAAGATCATGCGTCAGAACATCAGCCCGCCCGCCGAGACCCGCCGTGTCGAGGCCGAGGCCCTGGGTCCGCGCCGCGCCTTCTTCACCGGTCTTGCGACGGCGCTCGGCAATCCGAAATCGCTGGTCTTCGTGTCATCGCTCTTCGCGGTGACCCATCTGGCCGAACAGCCGCTGGCCATCGGCCTTGCCGGCGTCGGCATCATGGTCGCCATGTCGACGCTCTATTACGGCGTCTTCGGTCTCGCGCTACGCAAGCTGCCGATCGCGCGCAGTCCCGGCCCGGTCGGCCGCGCGCTGGGCATCGGCACCGGCGCCATCATGGTCGCCTATGGCGGGAAGATGATCTG
This region of Phreatobacter aquaticus genomic DNA includes:
- the hisB gene encoding imidazoleglycerol-phosphate dehydratase HisB — protein: MRKGSVTRTTKETDISVSVDLDGSGKAEVSTGVGFFDHMLDQIARHGMIDLTVKAKGDLHIDDHHTVEDVGIALGQAVRQALGDMKGITRYADVHLPMDETLTRVALDVSGRPFLVFRTEFARHKIGTFDTELVREFFQAFAMNSGITLHVETLYGDNAHHIAESCFKGLARALRAAFAIDPRRATEIPSTKGVL
- a CDS encoding DUF2628 domain-containing protein, which codes for MAKPIAFTVHLPPPRPGRDPDTAIQFVADRFHWSAFLLPSVYFLWHFMWLTAFVYILLFAAVAVGLAALGLAPMASLGIAVLLSLLVGLEAPQLRRRSLARRGYMEQAVVVAETQAAAERRYFAERASAMAPLPASFGGPPMAAPYAAPVAGSGIIGLFPEAEPRARGAS
- the hisH gene encoding imidazole glycerol phosphate synthase subunit HisH, which codes for MSVAIVDYGSGNLHSAQKAFERMARERGLNVPVLVTADPDLVRKADRIVLPGVGAFADCKRGLVGVPGMVEAMTEAVRGRGRPFLGICVGTQLMAGRGLEKDVTSGLGWVPGDIDLIRPTGANLKIPHMGWNTLNVRRAHPVLAGIPTGQDGLHAYFVHSYHLTATADDVILAEADYGGPVTAMIARDTMVGTQFHPEKSQKLGLTLIGNFLEWRP
- the hisA gene encoding 1-(5-phosphoribosyl)-5-[(5-phosphoribosylamino)methylideneamino]imidazole-4-carboxamide isomerase, producing the protein MRLFPAIDLKDGRCVRLKQGDMAQATVYSDDPAAQARSFETQGFDYLHVVDLDGAFAGKPVNAQAVEAIRKATAFPVQLGGGIRNLATVEGWLSKGVTRVIIGTAAVRDPDLVKTAAKAFPGQVAVGIDARDGWVAVEGWAETSTLHAADLARRFEDAGVAAIVYTNIARDGMLMGVDWDGTIALADAVSIPVIASGGLASLDDVRELVSPRAAKLEGAITGKALYDGRLDPTEALTMVRAARAAA
- the hisF gene encoding imidazole glycerol phosphate synthase subunit HisF, producing the protein MTFKIRVIPCLDVKDGRVVKGVQFVDLIDAGDPVEAAKAYDAAGADELTFLDITASSDDRRTMFDVVTRTAEACFMPLTVGGGVRTVEDIRALLVSGADKVSINTAAVNDRAFVGRAADKFGDQCIVVAIDAKQVSAPGETPRWEIFTHGGRKPTGIDAVAYAREVVDLGAGEILLTSMDRDGTKSGFDLALTRAVSDAVPVPVIASGGVGALDHFVDGIAKGGATGVLAASVFHFGTFTIPQVKRHMRAAGLPVRMDGIEG
- a CDS encoding LysE family translocator, translated to MNPADTLLALAGLWLIAVLTPGPNMILFTAVGLSSPTRSMVASAIAILLGTLCWGFAGLFGLFWLFELFPAAALAVKLVGGAYLAWMGLKIMRQNISPPAETRRVEAEALGPRRAFFTGLATALGNPKSLVFVSSLFAVTHLAEQPLAIGLAGVGIMVAMSTLYYGVFGLALRKLPIARSPGPVGRALGIGTGAIMVAYGGKMIWER